From the Cryptomeria japonica chromosome 2, Sugi_1.0, whole genome shotgun sequence genome, one window contains:
- the LOC131073248 gene encoding large ribosomal subunit protein cL37 alpha: MPLVMAATSTPASGLSSSHLRTHTSPTSYFVQSRPLKLTVASKFSVGFLNTNHNANAKFTAFSKGLKPSGFELCISSGLAHSCTHVTVCLAAAAGDSSSVDGSEGEGRKEGSDVGKGEQKLKLVSEAALLRRKEKNLRQRKRRLRLKRKLRKKGSWPPSKMKKLRKV; the protein is encoded by the coding sequence ATGCCCCTAGTCATGGCAGCCACATCAACACCAGCGTCTGGTCTTTCTTCATCACATCTACGAACACATACCTCACCCACTTCATATTTCGTTCAATCCCGTCCTCTCAAATTAACCGTTGCTTCAAAATTCTCAGTTGGGTTCTTGAATACCAATCACAATGCCAATGCCAAGTTTACAGCTTTTTCAAAGGGTCTCAAACCCAGTGGTTTTGAGTTGTGCATTTCTTCAGGATTGGCCCACTCTTGTACCCATGTGACCGTGTGCTTAGCAGCAGCAGCAGGAGATAGTAGTTCAGTGGATGGAAGCGAAGGTGAAGGACGGAAAGAAGGGAGTGACGTGGGCAAGGGAGAGCAGAAATTGAAATTGGTTTCAGAGGCAGCTTTGCTGAGGAGGAAGGAAAAGAATCTTCGGCAGAGGAAGAGAAGGCTTCGTCTGAAGCGCAAGCTGAGGAAGAAGGGCAGCTGGCCTCCATCTAAAATGAAAAAGTTGAGAAAAGTGTAA